GCGCTGAAGCTGTAAAGGCGGATGAGACCCGCGGCAGAAGAGTACGCCCGTATCGCGGCACCTGTGCGTATCCATGTGAATGTATCAAGGATTTGCCACGGTCACCGCTTCTTCCTTCCTACATCATCCCTCTTGGAACGCCTCCTCCCGCCTCTTCCTGACCGACGGCAGAACAACCAGCAGCAACATGATTGCCGCAATCACGAGAAGGCTCGCGCTCAGCGGCCGGGTGAAGAGTACGCTCGGGTCACCCTTGGAGAAAAGAAGCGTGCGTCGCAGGAATTCTTCCATCATGGGCCCGAGGATAAAGGCGAGCAGCATCGGCGCCGGCTCGACGTCCAGCTTGCGGAAGAGGTAGCCTACCGCGCCAAACAGCGCCATGGCATAGACATCGAACAGGCTGTTGTTGACGCTGAAGACGCCGATGGCACACAGAGCGATGATGGTGGGGAACAGGAAGTGATATGGAATGGCGATCATGCGCACCCAGAGGCCGATGAGCGGCAGGTTGAGCACGAGCAGCATCAGATTGCCAATCCACATCGAAGCGATCAGCCCCCAGAATAGCGTCGGCTGCTCCGTCATTACCGAAGGCCCCGGCTGAATGCCCTGGATGAGCATGGCGCCTATCATCAGCGCCATCACCGAATTCGATGGCAGGCCGAGGGTCAGCATCGGGATGAACGACGTTTGTGCACCGGCATTGTTGGCCGATTCCGGCCCCGCCACCCCTTCAATTGCTCCCTTGCCGAAACGCTCCGGCTCCTTCGAGAGGCGCTTCTCCAGCGAATAGGAGCCAAACGAAGCGAGTGCTGCTCCACCGCCGGGAAGGATGCCGAGCACCGAACCCAGCGCCGTGCCACGAAAAATCGGGCCAATGATTCGGCGCCAGTCCTCGCGTGTCGGCATGAGGCCGGTTACCTTACGGGTAAGCAGTGTACGCTCCCCCTCCGCCTCCAGATTGGCAACAATCTCGCCCAGTCCGAAGATGCCCATGGCGAGGACGACGAAATTGATACCATCGGAGAGCATGGGCACATCGAAAGTGAAACGCGGAACGGCAGAGTTGACGTCCGTTCCGACCATGCCGAGCAGCAATCCCGTCAAGATCATGCCGAAGGCCTGCAACAGCGAACCGGATGCCATAACAATAGAGGCAATCAGGCCAAGTACCATCAGGGCGAAGTATTCTGCTGGCCCGAACTGTAGCGCCACGACCGCCAGGGCGGGTGCAAAGAGCGCAATAAGCAGCGTCGAGATCGTTCCGGCGATAAACGAGCCGATGGCCGCAGTCGAAAGCGCCCGACCCGCTTGGCCCTGACGGGCCATCTGATGTCCGTCGAGCGCGGTCACCACGGAAGACGGTTCACCAGGCAAATTGACAAGAATAGCAGTTGTGGAGCCCCCATACTGGGCACCGTAATAAATGCCCGCCAGCATGATGAGTGCCGTTTCCGGGGGAAGGCCGAAGGTCAGCGGCAAGAGCATCGCAATTGTTGCGACCGGGCCGAGGCCCGGCAGCACGCCGATGGCGGTGCCGAGAAAGACGCCGAGCAGGCAATAACCGAGATTGGTGATCGACGAGGCAACCGTGAGCCCCATCCAGAGATTTGACAGCATATCCATTGGATGGTCCTCAGGAAGCGAACAGAAGCGAAAGCCAACTTCCGGTCAGCGGCATGGGCACTCCCAGACCCTTGACGAAAACCAGCGTGCAAACCGCAACAAGCGCCACGAGAGCGGCAAGCGAGCGTACCGAAAGGGCAAAATGATCGCTTGCAAGGGCGGACACCAACAGAAGCACGGTCAGCGCCACTGGCAACCCTGCTCCTGTCAGCAAGAGGCCGAACAAGCATACCGATGCCGTGACCAGCAGCAGCCCTTTCCAGTTGACAGGGCCAACTGGCTCCCCATCCAGACGGAAGCTTCGCAGCAGTGATACGAGAGCAACCAGGATTAGCAGACTGGAAATGATCCTCGGAAAATATCCAGGCCCCATGCGGCCGGCCGTGCCGAAACCATAATCGGTTGCGATTACGAAACCGGCTATGCCCAGCGCTCCATAGAGCAGTGCACTGCCAAACTCTTTGGTCGATTTTATTCTCAGTGTCATACTATCCTCCCGGTTTATCCTTGGCCTGGCTCGGCGGGCCATCCGGGGCGCTAGATGGCGCCAGAAGCACCGAGTGCCCCTCGACCTCGTGCATGGTGATCAATGAAAGTCCGTAGGGCGCGTGCGGATCGCTCCATCGGCTTTTCAGCCGCGCATAAAGCGCCTCGGCCTGTTCCTGGGCGCTGTAGCCAATCAGGTGAAAGAAGCCTTCTCGCTCAGCCTCCACGTCGCTGCGGCCTAGAAGGACGATCGAGATATCCTCCGGCACTCGAATGCCGCGCGCATGCAGGCCTGCTCGAAGTCGTTGGCCGCTCTCGATGCCCCAGACGAGCACGCCCCGCCGTTTTTCTCCAGGCTCGCGGGCGATGGCTGCCAGCCGCTCCAGCACGGCCAGTTCGAACTCGCGCGATGGCAGGGAAGGCAGCAGGTCGGGCTCATGCAGCAGCGTGGCGTACGGGGCCTCCTCCCGAATCTGGCGGTAGCGATGCAGACCGAGTTCATTGGCAAGAAAGGAGTTCGCCGTCGTGATATAATGGATATCCTGATGCCCGCTTGTCGCCAGCAGGCGGACCGCCCGTTCGACCGGCCTACCCCATTCGAAGCCCACGGCATCGACATCCGTGCCGACCAGCCATGCGCCGTCGACGATGACATTGTCCGATTTGCGGCGGAGCGATGCCAGCATCTCGACCGGCATCTGCTCGAAAGAGTTCTGGATGACGCAGGCATCAAATCGCGGCAGCGACTGCAGCACGCGGCGGGCATGATCGGCATTGGAATAGCCGACCTCGAGCGTCATATCGCCACCATCTGTCACCATGGCTTGTAGCCGATCCATAACGAAACGGGCCCGTTGCGTGGCGCTTGGTCGGCGCAGCAGAATGACGCTGCGCCCCTTTTGTGGCAGGATGCGCGTGCCTGCCGCAGAGGGATTAGCGCTGCTTCCGACGAAAAAGGTGCCACGCCCGACCTGCGCATCGACGAGCCCTTCTTCTTTCAGAGCCTGAAGCGCACGCTGCACCCCAGGCTGCGATATCTTGAAATCGCGCATAAGGCTGCGAACCGTCGGCAGACGATCTCCCGGCTGAGCCGTCGTAGCAAGCGATTTCAGATAGTCCTGCAGTTTCTCGATCTTCTCCATACCAGCCTCCTATCACAATACAAATTGTATCATCAAGAATGTATTTCTTTCTCATGATCGAATTTGCATTGCCTATTCCACATGTAAAATCTAACAAATACTGGAAACCAGCACTAGGCTGATTTAATACAATATGTATCACATGGAGGAGGATTTCAAATGTTTCGCAGGATTGGATATACTTTGGCGGGTCTGGCGTTGGCACTTGGGGTCATTGTTCCAGTTGCCGCGCCAGTAGCTCTGGCGCAGTCGGATGCTCCGCTGACATTGCTGGTCGGCTATTCGGCTGGCGGCAGCGCAGACCTAGCTGCGCGCATCATTGCGCCGGAGATCTCCGCCCGCATTGGCCGCACCGTCATCGTCGAAAATGCGACCGGCGCCAGCGGCATGATCGCACTGCAGAAACTGGTCAATGGAGCAGCCGACGGCAACACCATCTACTATGGCGGCTTCGACACGGTGGCAGTGCCTATGACCAACGCCAAAGTAAAGATTAATTGGGAGGCGGATACGATCGCGATTGGCCGCACGACAACGACCTCCATGGCGATGGTTGTGCCGGCCCAGTCCGAACACAAGGACATGGCAGCGCTCATCGCCGCCGCAAAGGCAGCACCGGAAAGCGTCAGCTACGGTTCTCCCGGAATAGGCTCTGCACAGCATTTGCTGGGCGAGATCATTGCCCAACGTGCGGGCGTTAAAATGCTGCACGCGCCTTATCGCGGCGGCGCGCAGGTGACCAATGATCTCCTCGCCGGCGTTCTGGATTCCGCGGTTCTCACGCTATCTACGGCCTTGCCGCTTGCCAAGGAAGGCAAGATCCGGGTGCTGGCCGTTTCGGGAACCGAGCGTGCCGCGCAGCTTCCGGACGTGCCGACGCTGTCCGAGCTGCCGGGGCTAAACGGCCTGTCACTGCCGTTGTGGCAGGGCGTGTTTGCCAAGGCCGGGTCAAAGCCGGACTTTGTCACTGCGCTGGATAAGGCGATTGCGGAAGCCCTGGCGACGCCGACCGTGCAGAAGCGCTATGCCGACGTGGGCTTCACCGCAGCACCGCTTGCCTCTGCTACCTTCAAGACTTTCGTCGGGCAGCAGGCCGCCACCTACAAGGGTGTCATCGACAGCGCAAAGATCGTTTCGGAATAAATCATTGGTATCGCGGCGTTGCGATTTTCGTGGCGCCGCGGCTTTTTTCGTTCAAAGATTGACTGAGGTTACCGCATGACCATCGGCATGTTCACGTCCTTTATCACCCGGCACTGGTTTAGCCCGACCGCGATCCGCATCTGGTCGGACGACGCGACCCTGCAGGCATGGCTGGATGTGGAGGCGGCGCTGGCACGCGCCCAGGCAGAGCTCCAGATGATCCCGCAGGACGCCGCAGACCGGATCGCAAGCTGCTGCCGCGCCGAAGGTTTCGATCACGAACGCCTCAGTCGCGAAATTGCCTTCGCGCAACATCCCTTTGTGCCCGTGCTCAAGCAATTGGAAGAACGCTGCGGCGAGCCGGCGGCTGGCTACGTGCACTGGGGCGCCACCACCCAGAACATCTTCGACACAGCAATTGCTCTTCAGTTGAAGCAAACCCATGCGCATCTAACCGACGTAGTGCAGCGGTGCGAGGATCATGCCAGCCGGCTTGCCGATCAGCATAAGGCGACCCTGCAAGCTGGTCGCACTCATGGACAGCACGCCTTGCCAATGACGTTCGGCTTCAAAGCCGCTGCTTGGTATGCCGAACTGCGCCGCGGAAGGGAGCGCCTTCAAGCAAGGGCAGATGGCGCCTTCCTCACATACTTCGGCGGAGCCATTGGGACGTTCGCGGCCATGGGCGGCAAGGGTCGGGCCGTGGAAGAAGCGGCCGCCAGCCTGCTTGGCCTTGCGCCTGCAAGGCTGCCGGTGCGCTCGTCCTTTGATCGGGTGGCAGATTATCTTGGCGGCTTTGCCCTCTTGGCTGGCACGCTACAGAAGATCGCTGGCGACATCGTCTTCATGCAGAGGACAGAAATAGGTGAAGTGGAAGAAGCCTTCCACATGGGCAAGGTTGGCAGCTCGACCATGGCCCAGAAGCGAAACCCCTCGGCAGCCCTCGTTCTGGTGAGCCTCTGCCGCCTTTTGAAGGCACGCGTGCCGCTCATCCTGTCAAGCATGGTTCGCATGGACGAAGGTGATTCATCGGCCACCAACGTGTCCGACATAGTCGTAAGCGAGATGGCGATCCTGGCTGCATCGATCGCCGAAGCCGCAGAACGCGTGCTCGGCAGTCTCCAGGTGAACGAGGCGGCCATGGCCCGTAATCTTGAGCTCACACAAGGGTTGATCATGTCTGAAGCGGCCATGATGCAGCTATCTCCAATGATCGGGCGCCACAGGGCCCATCATCTTCTCTACGAGGCCGCCCAGGAAACAGCCACGCGCGGAACGCCATTCGTTGAAACAATGCGGCATGCCCTACACAGTGTCGAGCTCGGCGACGTGCACTTGGCTCTCTCTCCATCGGCATATCTCGGCGAGATCAGGGAGATTATCAGGGGCGGCTCGAGTGATGAGGAGCCGCAGTCGTAAGGGGATGTAATCGCGAGCCGAGCCCGTCGTAACCACGACAGGCTCGGCGGCTTAGATCTCGTTCCTCCGCAAGGTCAAATCAAAGTTGCTGCGCTCGAAAAACTCACGACTCAACGTCTGCAGTGACGGCAAAAATGCTGCCGTGCGCTTCATCGCGGCGAGACTGCAAAGTCAAAGTCTGAGAGCGGAAATTATTGCCGCTCTGGCGCCCTATTGACGGATATCCAAAGCCAGGGCACAACGGTGGCATCCATGGTTGCTTGCGATTGGAAAACAGAGGGAATTTCAAGGCTTTTTCATTAACCCATTGAAATCATGTGAGAATCCAGGTCTCCCAAGCAAGTCATTTTTGACTGATTTTTCGATCCAGATTAGCGATTATCTCCCTCGCGGGAAAGTGGCGTCTTCACAATAAGTTAAGCGATCTCGGCCGCAATTTTTTGGCCATCCGTCGCGTTCGAAGGCGGCTAGCAAAAATTGGCTGGGGACCCGCAAGCACTGATTACAACCTAGGCCGATAGTAGACGGGCCATTTCAAACTCTTCGCATCGAGAAGCAGACATGGATGAATGCAAGCACTCAGATGCCGATGCTTTCCGCTGCGATGGCCGAGCAATGTTGTCTCAGGCGAGCCTGCAGCGCCTCGATGCATGGCCCCTCCTCTTCCTGAAGATTACGAGGCAGCCGTGTCCTCAAGTTGGAACGGGGGCCGGCTTTGCGGACTATATTCGTATGCTCGATCGGGAGCACGGACCAGAGCCGGAGCTACGGCTCTTCTGTTGCATCTGCCCGAGTCGATGACTACGCTTACCATAGCTTGGTCGAGGCGACGCAGCCTGGAACCTTCAGCCCCGCGCGACACGGTTATCGTTTCGCCTTTACCAGTCGCGCACCGGGCTCCGACGGATCAGCTCGATGAATGCGCGCAGCTTGGACGGTATATGCCGCCTGTTTGCGAAGTAGAGACTGAGGCCCGGATAGGAAGGCGACCAGTCCTCGAGAACGGGTACGAGATCGCCGGAAGCGATATGGCGCGCGACAGCATGTTCACCCAGGTATGCGAGCCCGAAACCGGCGAGAGCCGCCTCCAGTATTAGGTCGGATGCATCGAATGTGAGATGACCCGAGACATCGATCAGGACGGTTTCACCGCGCCTTTCAAACTCCCAACGATAGAGCCTTCCGCCCGTCATGCGCATCTGAATACAGCGATGCCGGGACAGATCGCCGGGGACGACGGGCTTGTCACGACCTTCGAAATAGTGCGGCGAGCCAACCACGAAGGAGCGCATTTTCGAAATGATGGGCACTGCGATCATGTCGGGTGAAATTGCCTCGGTGAGACGAATGCCGGCATCGAAGCCCTTGCCGATCACATCGACCAGCGCATTCTCGGTGACCACTTCCAGTTCCACTTCCGGATAACGGCGGGCATATTCCAGTAGAAGCGGTTGGAGCAGGATACGTGCCGCGCCCGGCGCCATGTTCAGCCGCAGCCTTCCAGACGGCCGATCGGCATGTTCCCCGACATTCTCGATGGCTTTTTCCAGCGTCTGCAGGGCTGGGCCGATTTCGGATAGGAATTGCTCCCCTGCCGCGGAAAGAGCCACGCTTCTGGTGGTTCGGTTGAACAGCCTGACGGCAAGGCGTTCCTCCAGCGCCGCGATTGCATGGCTCAAAGCCGATGATGACATACCTAACTCGCGCGCGGCAGCCCGGAATCCGCCATGGCGAGCCACCGCAGCAACCGCCTCCAATTCGATGAGGCTCGCCCTCATTGCGCGATCCAGTTCATCAGCTCGTCCACTTTTGTCCTACTATTCGCAACACATAACGGATGTCATTTTTCCCGTGAAGTCATTGCAGGAGAAACGACATGCATATCATCGAGCGCATTTACATTGACGGCGCCTTCGTCGAACCTCATGGCACCCAATGGGCGCCGCTCTTCAATCCGGCCACAGAGGAACAGATTGGTACCGTGCGCCTGGCCGATGCGGAGGATGCCGATCGCGCGGTGGCGGCCGCTAAGCGCACCTTTACAGCTTTCTCCAACACCTCCAGGGAAGAACGGATCGAGATGCTCCGCCGGCTGCACGCGGCCGTGGCCGACCGTGCAAGCGATCTCGTCGAGGCCATGCGCGAAGAATATGGCGCTCCATCAAGCTTCATCGATTTTTCGGCGCCGAGAGCGGGCAACGTCTTTCTCGACATGGCCAAGACACTGGAAGCCTATGAGTTCAGACGCCGTATCGGCGGTGCAGAAGTCGAGATGCGTCCCTCTGGTGTCGCCGTCGCAATCACCCCCTGGAACAGCAATTACAGTTTCATATGCGGAAAACTCTCTGCTGCGATCGCCGCGGGCGCCACGATGGTGATCAAGCCTTCGGAAATGAGCGCCATCCAGACCAGAGTGATCACGGAATGCCTGCACGCCGCAGGGCTGCCCGATGGCGTCTTCAACATCGTCACCGGCGACGGAGCGGTCGTCGGCGCCGCACTGGCGGCCCACCGCGACGTGTCGAAAATCACCTTCACCGGATCGACGGCCACAGGCCGGACGATTGTCCGCATGGCCGCCGAAACCATGAAGCGCGTGACGATGGAACTCGGCGGCAAGGGCCCCAGCATCATTCTCGATGATGCCGATCTCGACGTCGTTATTCCACAGGTGCTTGCTGCGGGATTCCTGAACAGCAGTCAGGCCTGCATAGCCGGAACACGCATTCTTGCACCACTCGCCAGGTTCGGTGAAATCGAAGGCCGCCTTCAGGAGGCGGTCAAGGATTTCAAGGTGGGCGACCCCAAGGACAAAAGCGTCCGCATCGGCCCGATGGTCAGCCAGAAACAATGGGACCGCGTCCAGTCCTATATCAGGCTGGGCCAGGAAGAAGGCGCTCGGCTGCTCGCCGGTGGCGAGGGACGGCCGGAAGGTCTGTCGCGCGGCTGGTTCGTGCGTCCCACCATATTTACCGGCGTGAACAACGGCATGCGCATCGCCCGCGAGGAGATCTTCGGGCCAGTCCTGTCCCTTATTCCGTATCACGACGAGGAAGAGGCCGTCGCGGTAGCAAACGACACCGATTACGGCCTGCAGGCGCAGGTCTTTTCATCCGATGTTTTGCGAGCACGGCGTGTGGCAGGCAGGATCATGGCAGGCCGGGTCATTCTCAATGGCGCTCCTCACGAACCGCTGGCACCATTCGGCGGCTTCAAGCAATCCGGCTTCGGACGGGAATTCGGTGTCTTCGGCCTTGAGGCATTTCTCGAACCGCGTGCAATCCTTGGCTGAGGAGCAGACACATTTCAGAGTGAGGCAGTGGGCAATTTGCGCCGTCGTCTCACGAATTGGACGAGGTGCGGCCAGCGAGATCCAGCCGCCCGTTCAGCCCGACATTTTCGAGGAAGGCGTCATCATGGCTGACGATCAGGAGCGCACCGTCATAGGCTCGCAGCACCGCTTCGATCGTCTCGATCGACTCGATGTCGAGATGATTGGTCGGTTCATCCAGGATCAACAATGACGGAGGAGTGGAACCGCCGAGCACGCAGGCAAGGCCCGCACGCAGAATCTGTCCGCCGCTCAAGGTTTCCACACGCTGGAGGGCGGCGTCGGCGCGAAAGCGAAAGCTGGCCAGGGCGGCCCGGCAAGCATTTTCAGTTGCTCCGGGGTTCAGTCGCTTGAAATTACCGAGGATGTTCTTGCTGCGATCGAGAAGGTTGACACTTTGGTCCAGCATGGTTGCAGGGACAGAAAGCGTGACCTTACCGGCTATGGGCATGATCTCTCCCGTGATCACCCTCAGGAGCGTAGTCTTGCCTGATCCGTTCGGGCCCGAAATCGCTATACGCTCGGGACCGACCAGCGAAAAGGACAAATCACGGATGATGGGATGTCCCTTGTCATAGCCCGCCGCAACGCGATCAAGTGACAGGACCGCCTTGCCGGCAGGCAGGTTCGCCGGGGGCAGATGGATCGAAAAAGGCTGGAGCACTTCGACTCTCGCCTTGGCGGATGCAACCGCGCCCAAGGCATCGGCGCGCTGTCGCTCGGCGAGTTCCGCGACCTTGCCTCGACTAGCCTCTGCGATGCTTTTCCGTCGACCGAGGAGAATCTTCGGCATGTCTCCTTTTTCTGCCATGCGGTTACCAGCGGCATTCCGTCGGTCCTGTCGTTCCGCCAGCGCCTTCGCCTTGCGGTCGATTTCGTCGGCAGTTTTTTGAGCATGAGCGAGGCTCTGTTCCGCAGCATTCAGCTCGATCGCCTTTGCCGACCGATAGTCGCTCCAATTGCCGCCATAGCGCTTCGCTCCAAGAGTGGTCAGTTCAACAATGGCATCCATGTTCTCAAGCAATCCGCGATCATGGCTGATGACGATGGCTCCACCTTTCCATCTCTTGAGGAAATCGATGACTGCCTGCCGACCGGCGCTGTCCAGGTTGTTGGTCGGTTCATCCAAAAGCAGAAAGTCAGGCTCGTGAAACAGGGCTGCAGCGAGAGCGGCCCGCGTGCGCTGTCCGCCGGATAAATGGCTGAGCAACGTATCCGCTTCGGCATGGAGGTCGAAGCGGACGAGGGCCGCATGGATTCTTTCCCTGATGGTCCAGTCTGCCTCCGCAAGTTCCTCCAGGCTGGCTCGCCCGGTTCCTGCTCGGGTCAGCACGTCGATTGTGTGCCTTGTACCGAAAAGGTCCGCCACCGTCTCATTAGGATCGACGTCCAGCATCTGTCGGACGAGCGCGATCTTGCCCTCGGCGGAGATTGTTCCCCCGGACGGAGAAAGCACGCCGGCGATAATTTTGAGCAGGGTCGTTTTGCCTACCCCGTTTCGCCCGACCAGACCGACCCGCTCTTGTCCCACCGACAGGTCCAGGCCCTGAAAAACCGGATCCCCCTGCGGTCTTGTCCAGGAAATCCGCGAAAGCACAATTGACGGCATATGAAACCTGTTGCATGAAATTAACAGCACGATATCGTGCTTTTATCGGATACTGCAGGTTCAGGCAATGGTCACCAGCATCAAGTTCTTCTCGCTTCAACTGACTTGTGCCCCATGACGACAGCACCGCCACGTCCTGGTGGACGACCGACACGCGAGGAGGCAGCGAAGCTCACCACGCAGATTCTGGATGACGCTCGAGCCATTTTTGCATCGAAGGGTGTTGCAAATGCCTCAATGGAAGAAATCGCTGCGCGACAGGCAATCTCGAAACATACACTTTACCGGCGCTACCCGAACAAGCAGGCGCTTCTCGAGGCGGTGGTCGAGCGCGACCTTGTCAGGTTTCGTGCAACACTCGCGCAGGCGGCAAAGCAGCATAAGGAGCCTTTGCTCGCCCTCCGAGCCGTTGCCTTCCAGTATTTTGAGTTTGGCACCGACAGGGACTATTCCGCTTTCTACCTGTCGGTCACGGCAGAGGCGGTTCTCTCCCCGTCTCTCCGAGAACGGCTGGCCGACTGGTCGAGGATCGCACTGGAACCCGTGATGGACGCGATCATCGCTGCTCAGGCTTCCGGCGCCGTCGTAACGGGCGACGCATCCGAAATATGCGCTGTCCTTATAGATCTGCTCGAAGGCGCCAATAACCGCATTCGCCGTGGCTTGCGGGACACTTCCGATGCAGCCGAACTCCTTCGGGTTTTCGAAAGCCGGTGGACCATTTTCCAGACTGCCCTGACACCGAAGTCCGATTGACCGGAGACAAGAACTCGTGACGACAATCAACAATTCCAGCGACCTGTCCGAGATGCTCAACAAGGCGTTCGAAAAATTGGATCGAGACGGGGACGGAAAACTCAACGGCGACGAATTCAAGACCTTCAACGAACTCCTCAAACCCGGCATCGCTGTCAACAAGGAGGGCAAGCCAACCGTCGATTATAAAGAACGCATGGACCACGACGACGACGGGTGGGTCAGCCAGGATGAAATGAATTCGACACCTCTCTTGATGCCGGCAGACCTGTGCGATCCGAGCCTGAAATCAATGCTGGACTACCTGCTTCTGAAGGCTGATCCGTCAGCAATCGAAGCTGCACGCTTGGTGACGGAAGATGGAGAACAGGGCTGACAGCACCAGGGA
The window above is part of the Rhizobium rhizoryzae genome. Proteins encoded here:
- a CDS encoding EF-hand domain-containing protein; its protein translation is MTTINNSSDLSEMLNKAFEKLDRDGDGKLNGDEFKTFNELLKPGIAVNKEGKPTVDYKERMDHDDDGWVSQDEMNSTPLLMPADLCDPSLKSMLDYLLLKADPSAIEAARLVTEDGEQG